A genome region from Hevea brasiliensis isolate MT/VB/25A 57/8 chromosome 9, ASM3005281v1, whole genome shotgun sequence includes the following:
- the LOC110647863 gene encoding pentatricopeptide repeat-containing protein At3g14580, mitochondrial: MHDLSFLAHCKKAQCSIAHCLLPRRRRPLQNIIAIFPSFNFFSSVPSSSCSLSPQHPLHTRYKLNHKDWLSPNEVLSIFQNLKDPNSVISVWNQYSKRKDYKPNEVIYTLVMNQLAQAKNFDAIEDIMQRIKLEKSCRLSNDFFYNVIKIYGHLAGRIKKAIETLLDMPKGYNCWPTVKTFNLVLNLLVSAKLFNVVHEIYVKAPVLGVEIDTCCLNILIKGLCENGDLEAAFYVLDEFPKQRCRPNVRTFSTLMHYLCGKGEVNKAFRLLERMEIEGIDVDTISFNILISGLRKQGRIEEGMELLETMKFKGCEPNLGSYQEVLYGLLDVEKFKEAKEFMSMMICEGNSPSFVSYKKLIHGLCKEKLIRDVDWVLKQMVKQGFVPKMGMWRQVLGSIFSGTNASNCIHISQIVSG; encoded by the coding sequence ATGCACGATCTTTCATTTCTTGCTCACTGTAAGAAAGCTCAATGTTCAATCGCTCACTGTCTTCTACCTCGTCGAAGACGCCCTCTTCAAAATATAATTGCTATATTCCCTTCTTTTAATTTCTTCTCTTCAGTACCTTCTTCTTCTTGTTCATTGTCACCCCAACATCCTCTTCATACTCGCTACAAGCTTAACCACAAGGATTGGCTGTCTCCAAATGAAGTTTTAAGCATTTTTCAAAACCTTAAAGACCCAAATTCAGTGATCTCCGTCTGGAATCAATATTCAAAGCGAAAAGACTACAAACCTAATGAAGTTATTTACACCCTTGTCATGAACCAGCTTGCACAAGCTAAAAACTTTGATGCCATTGAAGATATCATGCAAAGAATCAAACTTGAAAAGTCCTGCCGCTTGTCAAATGATTTCTTTTACAATGTGATCAAGATTTATGGCCATTTAGCGGGTCGAATCAAGAAAGCAATAGAAACCCTTCTTGATATGCCAAAGGGTTATAATTGTTGGCCAACTGTGAAAACTTTTAATCTTGTGTTGAACTTGCTTGTATCTGCAAAGCTTTTTAATGTAGTTCATGAGATATATGTGAAAGCTCCAGTGTTGGGTGTAGAGATTGATACTTGTTGTCTTAATATCCTCATTAAAGGGTTATGTGAAAATGGGGATTTGGAGGCAGCATTCTACGTGCTCGATGAATTTCCTAAACAAAGGTGTAGGCCTAATGTGAGAACATTCTCAACCTTGATGCATTACTTATGTGGAAAAGGGGAGGTGAACAAGGCATTTCGATTGCTTGAGAGAATGGAAATAGAGGGTATTGATGTGGATACGATCAGTTTCAATATCTTGATTTCAGGGTTGAGGAAGCAAGGAAGGATTGAGGAGGGAATGGAGCTGCTGGAGACAATGAAGTTCAAGGGGTGTGAACCAAATTTAGGGTCTTATCAAGAGGTTTTATATGGTTTGCTTGATGTCGAGAAGTTTAAGGAGGCAAAAGAATTCATGAGTATGATGATCTGTGAGGGGAATAGTCCTAGTTTTGTTTCCTACAAGAAGTTGATTCATGGGCTTTGCAAGGAGAAGTTGATTAGAGACGTTGATTGGGTTTTGAAGCAAATGGTGAAGCAAGGTTTTGTCCCAAAAATGGGAATGTGGAGGCAGGTTCTAGGCAGCATATTTTCAGGGACCAATGCTTCTAATTGCATCCACATAAGTCAAATTGTCAGTGGCTAG
- the LOC131169109 gene encoding putative F-box protein At1g65770: MSRWTDLPKELLETISKCLDFRVDVLRFRSVCTSWRSSVPFPSFDEDIPPLILKLPMPIGVDAVLSQATICRMEFSRQSKNSSSSESKPKAWLTKIGETKLGKLKFFHPLSNSQVRYSPIMLNLLDFRFFVLSKAFMLKSLSGFYLFGINKVLLFPSSARYSEHELSILAIYHEGKLGYWKYGDESWTLLDDKNFQYDDIIEYKGQFYVVDRWGTVSWIDSSLKLIQYSPPLFGCGSQKNLVESCGDLYVVDRYLDGDRRTWNDYENLDVRRLSFSFRRRRYRMCSPKAIAFRIHKLDEEWGTWVDVKSLGDRAFVLGVDCSFSISSTDFLGGKGNCVYFTDDDDVKGKGLKSDSIFLFRLEDHIIEKVTTLPEYSDVFWPPKIFSA; the protein is encoded by the coding sequence ATGAGCAGGTGGACCGATCTTCCCAAGGAGCTTTTGGAAACTATCTCCAAATGCCTCGATTTTCGTGTCGATGTTCTCCGATTTCGCTCTGTCTGCACTTCCTGGCGATCCTCCGTTCCATTTCCTTCCTTTGATGAAGATATTCCTCCTCTCATCCTTAAACTTCCTATGCCCATCGGCGTCGATGCCGTTCTTTCTCAGGCCACCATTTGCAGAATGGAATTTTCCCGTCAGAGTAAAAATTCTTCTTCTTCCGAATCAAAGCCCAAGGCCTGGTTAACTAAAATTGGAGAGACCAAACTGGGTAAATTGAAGTTTTTTCATCCACTCTCAAATTCCCAAGTCAGGTACTCTCCAATCATGTTGAACTTGCTGGACTTCCGGTTTTTCGTGTTAAGTAAAGCTTTCATGCTTAAATCCCTATCTggattctatctttttgggataaaTAAAGTTCTTTTATTTCCAAGTTCTGCTAGATATAGTGAACATGAGCTTTCCATTCTTGCCATTTACCACGAAGGAAAATTGGGTTATTGGAAATATGGAGATGAGAGTTGGACGCTTTTAGATGATAAGAATTTTCAATATGATGACATTATTGAATATAAGGGCCAATTTTATGTTGTTGATAGATGGGGTACAGTTTCTTGGATTGATTCGTCCTTGAAACTGATTCAGTATTCCCCTCCTTTGTTCGGTTGTGGTAGCCAGAAGAATTTGGTGGAGTCATGTGGGGATCTTTATGTAGTTGATAGATATCTTGATGGAGATAGGAGAACATGGAATGATTATGAGAATCTTGATGTTAGGCGTCTTAGTTTCTCTTTTCGTCGAAGGAGATACAGGATGTGTAGTCCTAAAGCTATTGCTTTCAGAATTCATAAGCTTGATGAAGAGTGGGGTACATGGGTTGATGTGAAATCATTGGGTGATAGAGCCTTTGTTTTGGGTGTGGATTGTTCTTTCTCCATATCATCTACTGATTTTTTGGGAGGTAAAGGGAACTGTGTTTACTTCACAGACGATGATGATGTTAAGGGAAAAGGATTAAAAAGTGATAGCATTTTCCTGTTCCGATTAGAGGATCACATCATTGAGAAAGTAACAACATTACCTGAGTACTCTGACGTATTCTGGCCACCCAAAATTTTCTCAGCATGA